The Novosphingobium terrae genome segment GCATAGTCGATCGTCGCCCGGACATAGAGTGGTAGGAGGCCGCGAAGCGTGGCCGGAGGCAGACGGCCCCGGCCCGCTGCGCGATCGAGCAACGCCGCCAGATATTGGGCCGCAATCGCCTTCGAGGCACTGCCTCGATACTTCGCATATACCGAGGTGCTGCGGCTCTCAGGGTCCAGGTTAGACAGGTCGCGGAAGTTGCGGATCGAGGTTCGCAGGACATCGGCTACCGTCATTCGGCCCGCATGGATGCGTTCGTCGGCAATCGCGAGATCCGCAGCAATCCACACCTCCCTCGCGAGGCCGAAATGCGCAAGATCATATTCAAGGGTCCATTCGTCGGCGACAAAGGTGCGGACCGATTGACCGTTGGCACGGGCAGCAATTGAAGCGCGTTGGCGCTCAAGGCCATCGTCCTCGAAGTCATCCTTCTTGCGCCACCGCCTGCTGCTTTTTGTGGGCACCGAACCATCTGGAGCGGTAAGACCGAGTATGGCCGGCGCACAATCGGGCATCACATCCATGTCTGTCATGCAGGCCACCGGGACGTTGAGTAGGCCCTGCTCGTCCGCCGCGCGGCGCTGGAAAATCCGCCCATATCGGCCGAGGCCCGTACCTCCAACATTGACAACTGACACACCATGGCGTGCCAAATCCCTACCGATCAACCTGGCGAGCGTGGGCAAGAGGATATTCTCGGCATCGCCTTCCACGATGATGACGCCGCGAGCAAAGAAGAGGTTTGCTTTCGTGGCATCCAGAAATCGCTCGAGAAACGCATAGTCGTCCGGCGCGAGCAAGGTATGTTCGGGGCCCATCGGGAACGCCCGCCCATTGCGAATTAGCACAAGATTCTCGAGTTTGAGCGACGAGGCAAGCGATGGGCTGTGGGTGGTCATCAAGACCTGAAGCCCATGCTCGACATCCCGATCCACAATCGCCTTCTGCTTCAGAAAGTTGATCAGGAGATGTTGGCGCTGGGGATGGAGATGCGCCTCGGGCTCTTCGATTAGCAGCGCAGGATAACCCTCATTTTCTTGGCTGAGGAGAAGTAGCTCGGATGCCATGAACAACAGATTGTTGGAGCCAAGGCCGCGCCCTGGGGGTGGGTCCGCAACACCGTCGTCGCGCAAATCGAGTTCAAGCTTCTCCAAAAGTTGTCGTAGCCGTGCGGATTTGTCGCCGCGAGCGCCACTAACCGAGATCGCACCCTTCAGCGTATCGCCTTCGAACGAGAGCTTGGCGAGATAGTCGTCGTTTAGGCGTGCTCGTGCGTTACCTATCCCGGCCTGGCGCTCCAACAATTCGTTGGCGAAGTCACCTATGCCGAGGACGCTCAGTGTCGCCGGATCTTCCGGAAAAGCCGCAGGATCAAAGTCCTCGCCGACGCTCTCGATCTCTTCAGTCTGCTGGAGTATCTGGGCGAGCCGAGATCCGCGGCCGGCCGAAAGAGCATGATCGGCATCGCGGAGTGGCCGCAGATAAGTCGCGCAAAGTAGA includes the following:
- a CDS encoding ATP-dependent nuclease, which translates into the protein MRLAEIQIENFRTFGEGDAAFRLTLPVGIAALVGENDSGKTAIVDAIRLVLGTRGQDYFRVGEADFHQPPDGGVARNEIRILLRFDALSAGDRGAFLEHLTYLDGKAHLFLHWQALAGSRGPSRRFTTVECRSGATGGGPALEASARALLCATYLRPLRDADHALSAGRGSRLAQILQQTEEIESVGEDFDPAAFPEDPATLSVLGIGDFANELLERQAGIGNARARLNDDYLAKLSFEGDTLKGAISVSGARGDKSARLRQLLEKLELDLRDDGVADPPPGRGLGSNNLLFMASELLLLSQENEGYPALLIEEPEAHLHPQRQHLLINFLKQKAIVDRDVEHGLQVLMTTHSPSLASSLKLENLVLIRNGRAFPMGPEHTLLAPDDYAFLERFLDATKANLFFARGVIIVEGDAENILLPTLARLIGRDLARHGVSVVNVGGTGLGRYGRIFQRRAADEQGLLNVPVACMTDMDVMPDCAPAILGLTAPDGSVPTKSSRRWRKKDDFEDDGLERQRASIAARANGQSVRTFVADEWTLEYDLAHFGLAREVWIAADLAIADERIHAGRMTVADVLRTSIRNFRDLSNLDPESRSTSVYAKYRGSASKAIAAQYLAALLDRAAGRGRLPPATLRGLLPLYVRATIDYATGNAGDALA